The following nucleotide sequence is from Vidua chalybeata isolate OUT-0048 chromosome 21, bVidCha1 merged haplotype, whole genome shotgun sequence.
ACTACTCTTCCAGAGGTTCACCACCAGAAGGGTTCTTTCCTTGATAAACCATGAACAAAGTCATACTCAGATGCTGTGGGCATAGAGTACAAACCAAAGTATGTTAGCATAGCTAACTACTGGAAGAAAAGGGCTCTATTACaaaaacagaatgaaacaaTAACAGGGTTATATTTTTTGTCCCTGTGCTTGCAATCAGTCACTGATGTGAAACTTGTATCACCATCTACATCATGTCCACCTTCAGCCCTCTTTAGGGCAGGGTGGTGGTTGGGGAGAAGTCCCATCTTTTTGTTCTACTGGTAATAAAGACAAAAAGGCAAATACCACTGCAGTATCTAAATCAATGCACTGCTTATTCTCCATATACAGATGTTTACATATGTTTACATATCTTCCCCCCCCCTCTCTCATTAGGTTTCTTTTAGGTCAGTATcataactttattaaaaaaaaaaaaaaaaagaaaaaagtagatTCAAAAGGATTTCAAAATCCTTTTGAGCTTGCACAATTTAGAAGCTGTTTGTCATTGCAGTGACAGAGCAAACCATCCTGGAAGGATTTGTAAAGGAGAATTTCTTTACTTctttcaaagcagcagctgatgagTGCTACATGTATACTTGGTAACCTGGAGAAACACAAACCTCAAAAGCACTGAGCAACACTGATGCAAGACCCTTTAATTCCTGACAGCATCCTTTCCCAAAAGTACAAACATCATGTATCTTCATTTGTGCTCCATCCAGTAAGTACTACATCTCAAACCTCATTTCTCATCCCCTCACATATGACTCCTGCAAAGTGGAGGGGAAAAGGATCATACCTCCTAGAGTAATTATAGAAATTACCCATGTGAACCCCACTTCCTTCAGAAAATAACTATCTGTATGCCACTCTGACCCCTTTTATGACATCCACTTCATGTACAAACACAGATATGAGACCAGACAGTTGAGCTGTGTTAATGATCATAATGCTTTATATGAAAAGtctcttaatttcaaaaagtCCTTTTGAAGTAATTAAATAATAGACCTTGGTGGACATTTGGACAACATGAAAAATTCTAGAGCATTTGAAAGCCTGGATTTAAATAATAATTGCCTACTAACAGTTTATTAAGAACAAAGCAATTAGGCTACAGAAGATTAGTCATAGAAATGTGATGGCTTTTTAAAGATCTTCCAAAGCAAACACTTGTGTATTTTCAGTGTCCATTTCACCATGAAGTCCCTAATATATTTCACTGTGCTTTAGGCAACAGTACCACCTATAGATAAAACAATAGATATGAACAATTTAGCACTTTCATGCACATCCTTTTCTGAGAAACTTCTTACTATATTTAATGAtgaataatgaaaatgtaacagaaataaaatggggCTGTGGATTAATTCAGCTGACCATAAGCTGAAATCACTCAAGTAAATAACTATCCCTCAATAACATGCATTGTCCCTGAGtaaaaaggctgaaagaaaacGAATCTTGCATCGTTTCCCAATAGCTGCCACTGGATCAAGTCTaagtcaggaaaaaatacattcaaagtTGACTTCCCTTTCTAAAATGCTCTCAACTCTCCTACTTCCACCCCTCCAGTGCATGTACTCAAATGAGTTCAACTGtgagcagaaaagcagctgctgtgatgAGTTCAAGAAACAACTTCAGAATCCAAGTCCTAAACTCTTGGGCTTTATGAATACACAACTGATTTGAATTATATCTAACAGTATATTAAAAACTACACCTAATGCGCAGGTCATGCATTCATGACATGCTTTACTTGATTTGTCACATGTTACACTAGACTGCCATTGGTCTCTTTGTTGTCACCATGCTGCCCTACAATTAAATTACCAGCTTTTCAAAGTAACTGTCATAGGGCAACCTGGATATATGTGGCAAAGACATATGTGGCAGACACTACATCAAAAACATAAGCTAACATTCTACAAGTGGAATAAAAATAAGGAtgtcttatttttcaaaatgataaTGAATGCAATGTCTCAGTTTTCTAGTTTGAGAGCTGTATGCAAAATTTCATATCAAAAGGCtgtcaaaaattatttcaaatctCACACAACCCTCAGTTGATAAAACCATGAAAGAGTAGGAAGCTGACAATGCTGGCTTGAATGGACAATGTTATTCTTCTCATTATGCCTCACATCTTTACTATATATATCCACTGATTACTGAGCTCACACTAATGACCATTTATTATATTTACAAATTTACTCgtgttttcttctctccattCTTCTATCTGCAACATCACTTACTGCATCAGGAAGTAATAATATGATCGAAATTATTTGTATAAGCCCAAAAAGTGCAGTAAAGTGAATTCTACTACGTAAAGACAGTAGACAGATCTCCATCTGGCTACCTAAACAAATTAAGACAAGAAATACAGTACGGGTTTCTAATCATTAGAAATCATTTGAAGAACTTTGCATAGACTGGAATTTTATCTGTGTCTGGAAATCTTTACATCAATGTTCCATATCAagacagagctgcagtgctctCTCCAGCAGAAGTCCTCCTTCAAAAGTCATTACCCTTCAAGCAAGTCTGCAAACTTGAGTATCTTAGAAGACCAACATATATGTTCAGTGAAGTTTTACTTTAAGGGAATCctcatgaaaggaaaaaatctttagtcacaggaaaagaaatatatatctGAAAATTATAGTAAAATACTAGCACAACTCAAGTTCTCTAAACAGAAGAGAACTGACAGACACTTCTGTAATCTCTGGTTATCAAATGTAGGTGAAAATGTGAAATACCTGTAAACTTTAAATACAATTGCATACTTACAGTGGAATAAGGCAGCTGTGCTCTCAACCCATTTTGCTGCACACCACCATTAGTTCGTTGCTGGGTCCAGCTCTGGCTTTTCAGCAGTTTTATCTCTTGTTTAAAAGCATAACATTCCTGTAAATACCAAGAGACAGGATTACAGTGACATTTATTTTACAACTCAATTCTTCTCAAACTATGCACTCCTCACCTGAAACAtgtgctatttttattttacctctCCCTCACAACTTTCATTGTTAGTTCCCCATTCTAGTTTCATTGGTATGTGATAAATTCCCAAACTCAAAAGAACTACACATACATCTCAGAGAGAAGAGCAATGTACTCGTAAGTTTCATAACTAAATATACTCCAAATATATGCTTGTAACTCTCCCTCTGTCAATCAACACAAGGTCCAAGCCAACATGCATTATTTATTGGTTTCACTCACTTCTTTCAAGGTGCTTTACAAATTTTAAATGCTACTCATCCTCACACCATCTTCTTCAAGGCTTAactaaacaaagcaaaatggaCACAAATTCAAATAGAATAATTCTTTTATCTCTGTATCAGCAAATAAAGCCATAGCTCTTCCAACAAACATCAGCAGCTACAAACCTGAGAAAAATACTGCTTAGGTAACTAATTTTGGTGATATTTACATTAGACATAgcccttcccttttctcctcttctgcctTATACCAACTTCTATAAAACCTAATGTTTAATAAAATTACACAtcaaatgagaagaaaataatctcaaaGACAGCTTATTCTATATAGACTGACATGAAAATCTCATTAAAACACATGTTGCTTTGATAAAGGTAAAAAATCACTGCAGGTCAATTTGTGTTACAACTGTGCCTCTACTACagtctttatttttgttctatCGCTAGGGAACTTCCCCCTTAAAAAAGCCTGTCTTCTAAACTAGAACTATACACAATTCCTACAGCATCAAAGCAAGCTATCTTTTGCTAGAAAAGCAGTGTTCTTTTGACACACCCAAAACTCATCCAGTAGGCAATCCCTGCATGGGCAAATGATCCTAGTTCATAGAATAATCAAAATGACAAGTTAAAAATGGGTTAGCATCTACTTAAGTATTTCAATCAAATTACAGACATGATGCCTGTTGTCTGCCCTGCATCACACGGCATTTTAGTAAAGGGCAAACCTTGTAATTACTATGCACCTGAACTTCTAGATGTCTTCCCTTCACTAAAATAAggcaaataaacagaaaaacaattaaaataacttGGTTTGAAAGtgttttgtattaatttttcttcaaactgGTGCTACATCATGCAGGATGGGCAACATACAGAAAAGTAACACACGAGTGTGTGTAGTTCTGCTCTTTACAGCAGCTTCCTGTCCTTCTCAGACATGAAGAATATCTACCAGGCATGGCATGAATGGtcaagaaaagaaatatctgaCTATCAAGGCTAGACGTGAAAGACAGATTGCAACATTCATAGATAAGGTTTCTGAGGCAAAGAAtattcttctgtatttcagacACCAACGCGTTTCAAATTTTTCAGTAATTAGTATGACAAGAATGCATATGCTCCATCTTGTTGGGTTCAGAACAACAAACCACAGACAAAAGGCACGATGTACTTCCATAACCAAGAATTTCAACATCCATTTCCCCATCCACTACATGCCAAAGCCCCAGGCTGACATAAGGCTGCAGAAGCTAGACCAAAAACTATCTGAAGTGATTTGAAAACAGATCGCAGTCAAGGCTCTCAACAAGACCCGCACGTTTTCATCCACATGATATGCAAACAGTTTTCAAATTTATTCCTAAGGACACGGGAGGACATGGCCAACCCTGGGTGGTTTCCATCAGTTCCCCCCCAGACCCCGCAGCCGTACCAAGGCTGCTCCCGCTGTCCGCCCGGACTCAGCTGTAGCACCAGCTGCAACTGCCCGCCCCGCCTCACCGCACCGGGCCGGCCCCGGAGCCCCGCGGGCGGGCAGGGCCGTGGCGAGCGCTGGCCCCGCGCCGGAGCGACATCGCCCGGCGGGGAGGAGCCCGGGGCCCTTTCCCAGAGAGGCCACGGGGCTGGTCGGGCGGTCGCAGAGCGGAGAggcgccgcccggccccgccagAGCCCGGCGCCCACCCCGCCTCCCGCGCACCTGCCGCGCCCCGCGCAGGAGacgcccggccccgccgtggCGGGCGGCGATGCGGCagcgccccgcgccgcccccgggGAGCCGGGCGCCGCCGGCCTCCCGCAAGCGGCGCCCCTGGAGGGTGAGCGCCCGTCTGGGCCTGTCGCCGCAGAGCTCCGCCCGCAACACACGCCCGGAGCGGGGACGGCAGAAGGCGGAGGGACGAGGGGCTGTGGTGGCCTGTCCCACCTTTTCTGCCGGGCACGCGGGGCTCGTCTGCAGCTCACCTGTTCGGGACTCGGTGCCCGCAGCAACGCCCACGGGCTCTCTCGGTGAGGGGAGGCGCCCTCAGCGCCACCGGGGACGAGGCCCGGCCCGGCAGGGgaccgcggggcggggccggggcgcgcGGACTGACGCGCGCGCCGGCCAACCGGCTCCCCGCGCGGGAGCGCGCACCAATGGcccgggcggggcgggagcgcgCGAGCGCAGGTGCCGCGGCGCCGTCCTtggccgcgcccgccccgcccgcgccccctggcggccgcAGCGCGGCTGCGCACGCGGCTCCGAGAGGGCGGCAGGAGCGCGGAGCCCGGGGCCCGGGGGCGAGCCCGGGGGCGAGCCCGGGGTCCGGGGGCGAGCCCGGGGTCCGGGCAGGGCTCTCGAACAGCCCGAGCGTCCCTCCCGGTCGCAGTCCGGCCCTGGGCAGCGGGGCTGATCGCTCCCGGAGAAGAGTCACTGAAGTGCCGGCTGCTCGCGTCCCCCCCGCCGCAGCATGGGctgtctctttcccttctcGACGAACCTCTCGGAACCTCCAAACTAAAGCCGGGGTTAGGTTCAGGTCCGGGTGATGATGTTGCAGGTCAGTGACCGTGTGTGTTCTTCCAAGGCAATCAAATAGAGCTCTGCGGGCTTCTTCGTAACTGAGAGTGGTACTTGAAGCAACGAGGCTAAAGGATGGTGCACCTTTCTCTGGTTTACAGCTTCTCTAAAAGCAACGCTCAGCACAGTGTGTGTAGGCATCACTACAGGAAAGCATTGGCTCTGTGGACTCGTGGGTGCATGCAGGATTCCATGCAGCCCATCGGACTGGCCTGCAGGTTTGCATGTTAGAGAACAAAAGCCTAGTGAGGGTATACAGAGGAGGCTTTGAGATACTGCATGATGGCCAGAATACATGTATAAGGTGTCTTTCCAATTTCCTGGTTACCAAAGGCTTTCAGTACCTATCAAACACAGAGCAGTTTAAACATCTTCAGACATCACAACTAAATGTGTATGAGTGtgcttttcaaagcagaaaaattcaaTTTGAGaataaactgtaaaaataactttaaacaTAGATTTGAGATCTGCTTATGAGTCCTGATGCTCACAACACCAATAACTATATCAAAGCCAAAGGCACCACACAGAAGGTATTTTCCCTACACTCCCCCTCAGAAAGgctaaagaaaattaattgtatATGAATCTCCAACCATTTAATAGACTATTCTTATTTGAGTTTATCCTATTGGTGTACTGCCAAGCAACACACTTTCCTCTAATACATACAGCATCAGTTCCCACTAGAGCAAAAGTAAAGAATTCTCtggcaaaatgttttcttctctgtcctGTATCACCGTGCCAGGACATTAAAACAGCAGTCCATGTGCTAGAGTCTTTGAAAAATATACATTAGTTACTGGTATTTCTacaggaatttggaaaaaaaaattatctgaaaacCAGTTAACTTCTTATCCAAATAATTATGAGATTCTGACAGTTACCAAACTGATGCTTAAAGTACTGTAAAATGGTGGTGTTCTGTGGCCAGGTAGGTCTCatacagcacagcaggacagccTCTGAAATCCTG
It contains:
- the LOC128798719 gene encoding skin secretory protein xP2-like; the encoded protein is MANPGWFPSVPPQTPQPYQGCSRCPPGLSCSTSCNCPPRLTAPGRPRSPAGGQGRGERWPRAGATSPGGEEPGALSQRGHGAGRAVAERRGAARPRQSPAPTPPPAHLPRPAQETPGPAVAGGDAAAPRAAPGEPGAAGLPQAAPLEGERPSGPVAAELRPQHTPGAGTAEGGGTRGCGGLSHLFCRARGARLQLTCSGLGARSNAHGLSR